The Spirochaeta isovalerica genome includes a window with the following:
- a CDS encoding carbohydrate ABC transporter permease → MAGYAFAKMKFRGRKVLYSLTLAGLMVPKEALFIPLFLMFSQLSAHNTYAALFLPRIAIPLGVFIMVQFFKGIPDSLTEAAQIDGASPIRTFFSIILPMTVPALTSLGIFTYILTWNDYLWPLVSATRKEMFTITTGLASLQGNFAQATELGSLMARGSIASLPLLILFLIFQKYLIRGISMSSGGK, encoded by the coding sequence ATGGCAGGATATGCATTTGCCAAAATGAAATTCAGGGGACGAAAAGTCCTCTATTCTCTGACTCTGGCGGGACTTATGGTTCCCAAAGAAGCTCTGTTCATTCCTCTTTTTCTGATGTTTTCCCAGTTATCTGCCCATAATACCTACGCAGCTTTATTCCTTCCCAGAATAGCCATTCCTCTTGGTGTGTTTATTATGGTTCAGTTCTTTAAAGGAATTCCGGATTCTCTTACTGAAGCGGCTCAGATAGACGGAGCTTCTCCTATAAGAACATTTTTCAGCATAATTTTACCCATGACAGTTCCCGCTTTAACTTCTCTTGGAATCTTTACCTATATTTTGACCTGGAATGATTATCTCTGGCCTCTTGTTTCCGCAACGAGAAAAGAGATGTTTACAATCACGACAGGTTTGGCTTCTTTACAGGGGAACTTTGCTCAGGCAACAGAACTGGGATCTCTCATGGCTCGCGGTTCTATTGCCAGTTTACCTCTCCTCATTTTGTTTTTGATTTTTCAGAAGTATCTTATCCGGGGAATTTCCATGTCCAGCGGCGGCAAATAA